From the genome of Rissa tridactyla isolate bRisTri1 unplaced genomic scaffold, bRisTri1.patW.cur.20221130 scaffold_758, whole genome shotgun sequence:
AGCTCGCCAACTTCATCGTCCGCTCCTGCGGCTGccgaggttgggggggggggggttgttcccCAAGGCGGGGgggtgcccgccgccgccgcggggtgggcgtccccccccgtttcacACCGCCGCGTGTCGTCGTCCCCCGTCCCCGGCAGGCGTGGTGACCCCCGGAGATGTTCAGGAACCTGCAGAACTCGGAGATCATCCGGCAGCTGACGGAGGAGTTCGCGGAGGTGCTGGGGGGCGGACgtggggacggggcgggggggacggggtgCATCAGGGGGGAGGGGGGTCGCGACACCCGTCTCGCCCCGTCTCCCGCAGGATTCGGCCGACTACCCGCTCTTGCTGAGCACCCAGCCCTGGCGTCGCTTCCGAGCCGGTTTCTGCGAGCTGGTGGCGGCGGGTGGCGCGGCGGTGCCGCTACGGCGTCGTCTACGACGGTTTCCTCATGGACGCCCTCGTCTCCTTCCTCACCGGCCTCTCCGACTCCCAGGTGCGGGCTTTCCGCCACACCAGCACCCTGGCAGGTAGGCGGCTGCTTTCCGGGGGGGTTCGGTGGGGGGTGCGTTTGTCGGTGAGGGGGGGTGTCGTCCCGCTCCCACCGCCCCGGTTTTCCAGCCATGAAGCTGATGACGGCGCTGGTGACGGTGGCGCTGGGcgtgagcctgcagcaggacaacaACCGGCGGCAGTACGAGGCCGAGAGGAGCAAGGAGCCCGGCCGCCGGGCCGCCGGCAAGCTGGAGGCTCTGCTGGAGAAGCGCCGGgaggtggggcggcggcggcggcggcgattTCGGGGTTGGGAGGCCGGGCCCCATCTGAGCCCCGCTGCGTGtggtccccccctccccgtaaATCcgtccgtcccgtcccgtcccccccccccagctccgggagcagcaggaggagatcGAGAACATGATGAACGCCATCTTCAAGGGCGTCTTCGTGCACCGCTACCGGTCGGGGCCGGGCCCCAGCGGCGCGTGGGGTTCTtcggggctggggaggaggggagcgtggggggcggcgggggcgacGTGGGGACGCTGGGGACgggggatggggacatggtgaCACTGgggatggcggcggggggcgacgtggggacggggacggggatgtgGTGACATTGGGGACGGTGGAGGGGGTgatgtggggacagggacgtggTGACACTGGGGATGACAGAGtgacgtggggatggggacggggacatggtGACACGGGGGACAGTGGTGGGGGCgatgtggggacagggatggggacgtggTGACACTGGGGATGACAGAgtgacatggggatggggacagggacatggtgacactggggacagtggtgggggcgatgtggggacagggacgtggTGACATTGGGGATGATAGGGCgatgtggggacagggatggggacatggtgaCACTGGGGATGACAGAGTGACgtcgggatggggacagggacgtggtGACACTGAGGACAGTGGTGGGGGcgatgtggggacagggacatggtgACATAGGGGATGATAGGGCgatgtggggacagggatggggacatggtggggacagggatggggacatggtgacacttggggacagtggtgggggcgatgtggggacagggatggggacatggtgacactggggacagtggtgggggcgatgtggggacagggacgtggTGACATTGGGGATGATAGGGCgatgtggggacagggatggggacacggtgccgctggggacggcggcgggggcgATGCGTGGATGGCGACGGGGCCGTGGCGCCGCTGGGGacggcggtggcggcggtggtATGGGTATGGGGACACGGTGACGGCGGGGGCGCCGCGGgatgggggacgtggggacggcgGCCTGATCCCCGGCGGTGCCGGACGCGGCAGGGACGTGGTGCCCGAGATCCGGGCCGCCTGCGTGGAGGAGCTGGGGACGTGGATGAGGAGCTACGCGGGCTCCTTCCTCACCGACGGCCCACCTCAAGTACGTCGGCCTGGACCCTGCACGACAAggtgggccggggccgggggtgggggacCGGAGGGTGGGGCGAGGGTTGGGGGGGACACGACGTCGCGGTgacggtgccggtgccggtgcccgtcCCCGCAGCAGTGGGAGGTGCGGCTGCGGTGCGTGAAGGCGCTGCGGGGGCTCTACGGCCGCCGGGGAGACGGCCGCCCGCATGGAGCTCTTCACCAGCCGCTTCAAGGTGAGCGAGGGTCCGTAGCCGGGCACGgcgaaggagggggggggggggattttgtGTGTCCCCCCGGGCGGGGGTCACCGACCgtgtctgtgtcccccccccccccggccctcgcCAGACCCGCCTGGTGTCCATGGTCCTCGACAAGGAGCCCGAGGTGGCCGTGGAGGTGGTGGAGCTCCTGACGCTGATGCTGGAGTGAGCGCGGGGACGGGACGCTGTGGGGCGGGGTGACGGTGTGGGGGGGGACGATGACACTCACGGGGGGGCCCTGCCaccgggacaccccccaccccgccaccgCCATCGTCGTCCGTCCCCGGCGTGCAGGAACATGGAGGAGGCGCTGACGGAGGAGGACTGCCGGAGCGTCTACCCCCTCGTCTACGTCTCCAGCCGCCcgctggccgccgccgccggggtcTTCCTCTACCGCAGGTCAGCGAGGAacccccccccgaaccccccctttcccccaaaccccccccccacgcccccttTCCCCCAAACCTCCGCAGCCCccgcaaaaaaaccaaccaaaccaaaacccacgaCAACCCcccaggggttttttttttccgctttcgGAGCGGTTTTGGGGTCGTTTCTTGCCGGGCGCCAAACCCCGACCCCGGGTTGCGGTTTTCCTCCGGCCTTCGTCCCGGCTTCGTTAGCGCCGCGCCTAACGacgggggggggggcctgggctggCCCCGCGGGGTCCCGGCTCGCGCCCTCCCTCCTCGCGCTCTCGGCCCCGTTCGGGGCGtcgagccccccgccccccccgccggggagatgggggggacacacaaacacacccccccccccccgccaccgcggaCACGCGACCCACGGCGCCTGGCAGCCGCGGTGTTTGTGCtcctcccggccccggcccccccacaACAtctggggcgggggcggcggcggcatgGCGTCACGCCGGGTCCTCCCCGTCCCCCGGGGACGGCGGGGGTGGCAAGCCCAGGGCGGGggccgacccccacctctgtgtCCCGTCACCCCCCAacgcgggggggggaggggtctGGCCCCAGAGTAGGGGGCGGGGGGTACATGGGACCCCCCCCGTCCTTGTCCGCGTCTCTGTCCCTTTGGGTTTCTGgtccccacgtgtcccccagCTCCGTCCCCAGAGccgtggggggggacacaggacccctctgtccccatccctgtccctgtcccttgggTTTCTGGTCCCTATGTGTCCCCCAAGTCTGTCCCCAGAGCGAGGGGGGGCAATGTGGgacccccctgtccccatccctgtccctgtcccttgggTTTCTGgtccccacgtgtcccccagCTCCGTCCCCAGAGccgtggggggggacacgggacccccctgtccccatccctgtccccgtcccttgGGTTTCTGGTCCCCGCGTGTCCCCCAGCTCCGTCCCCAGAGccgtggggggggacacaggacccctctgtccccatccctgtccctgtcccttgggTTTctggtcccctgtgtcccccaagTCTGTCCCCAGAGCGAGGGGGGGCAATGTGGGCCCcccctgtccccgtcctgtccctgtcccttgggTTTCTGGTCCCCGCGTgtcccccagctccatccccagagccgtgggggggacacgggacgcccctgtccccatccctgtccccgtcccttgGGTTTCTGGGCCCCACATGTCCCCGACGTCTGTCCCCAGAgcaggggggggggacacgggacccccctgtccctgtccctggggttTCTGGTCCCCGCGTCACCTCGCGCGTCCGTCCCCAGGCTGCTGTCGCCGCCGCGGGACCCGCCTGGCGCTGGGGACAACAGGACCTTCTTCCGTCTGCTCCTGACCTTCTTCATCGAGAGCGAGGTgagggcggccgcggcgggggcgggggggggggggtcccgcggggtggcggggggggggtgtccccgcgcCCCGTGACGGCCccgcgtccccgtccccagctccACGAGCACGCCGCCTACCTGGTGGACAGCCTGTGGGACTGCGCCGGGCCCCGGCTGAGGGACTGGGAGACGGTGGGCGCTTTGCTGCTGGAGGAGTCGCCCGCCGAGGGTACGGCGTGGCCGGGAGAGGCCGGGAAGGttgcgggaggcgggggggggcggggggggggggtggtacggaggaggaggaggaaaacaccGGGATGCGCCGAGGCGTCGACGCTGGGACGTACGGGGAGCAAACGGGGCTAGCGCGGATGGCGCCGGGATGGCCCGGAGACGGCGGGGGAAGACACCAGGGCAGGGCTCAACACGCCGGGACACGCCGGGATACACCGGGAGACACTGGGATACACCGGGAGACACCGGGAGATGACGGGGTCATGGCGGGACGTCCCTAGGAGGCGTTGGGACGTCGCCGGGACGTCACCGGGGGTTCCCCCTGGGGTTGCGCTGTGACacggctgggggggggtgtgtgtgtgtgtggggggggtggggtgctgtgttgcccccccagccccccagtttcccccccccgcccccgaaccTCTCCAGGCCTGTCGGACCGTCAGGAGAAGGCGCTGGTGGAGATCCTGGCGGCCAGCGCCACGCGGGTGGCCGAGGGGCAACCCCCGGTGGGTCGCGTCCCGGCCAAGAAGGTGAcgacgacggcggcggcggcgggaggggggggggttgctgAGGAGGGGACGGGGGTGTCGTgtctgtccgtcccccccccgacACACATCCCCCCGCCCCTGCCGTGCCCCCCCAGCCCTCGGCCCGGGAGCGCAAGgctgagcaggaggagaggacCCGGCTCACCCACTGCCTCATCCCgaccctgccccagctgctggccaaggtgaggggggacacggggacacggggacggggggctggggctggcgctgaccccccccacacacacaccccccaccccgaccccccccgcccttccccctCAGTTCTCGGCCGAGGCGGAGAAGGCGGCTCCGCTCCTGGAGGTGCTGCGCTGCTTCGACCTCAGCGTCTACGGCACCAGGCGGCTGGAGAAGGTGCCGGACCCTCCtcgtcccccccagaccctcctcgtcccccccagaccctcgTCATCCCCCCGACCTTCATCGTCCCCCCGACCCTTGTTGTCCCCCGACCCCTCGTTGTCCCCCAAACCTTCGTTGGGCCCCTTAAACCCTCGTTGTCCCCCGAACCCTCGTTCTCTCCCGACTCCTCGTTGTCCCCCAAACTCTCATTGTCCCCCAACCCGTTGTTGGGCCCCTTAAACCCTCATTGTCCCCTGACTCCTGGTTGTCCCCCAGACCCTCGTTGTCCCCCAGACCCTCATTGTCCCCCCGGACCCTCGTTGGGCTCCTTCAACCCTCATTGTCCCCTGGACCCTCGTTGTCCCCTGGACCCTCGTTGTTCCCTGACCCTCATTGTCCCCCGACCCCTCGTTGTCCTCCAGCCCCTCATTGTCCCCCAAACTCTCATTGTCCCCCGGCCCCTCGTTGTCCCCCCGGCCCCTCGTCCCCCAACCCCTTGTTGGGTCCCTTAAACCCTTATTGTCCCCCGGCCCCTCATTGTCCCCTGACCCCTTGTTGTCCCCCAGCCCCTCGTTGTCCCCCAAACTCTCATTGTCCGCCAGACCCTCGTTGTCCTCCCGGACCCTCGTTGTCCCCCAACCCCTT
Proteins encoded in this window:
- the LOC128903920 gene encoding LOW QUALITY PROTEIN: cohesin subunit SA-3-like (The sequence of the model RefSeq protein was modified relative to this genomic sequence to represent the inferred CDS: deleted 6 bases in 5 codons), translated to MFRNLQNSEIIRQLTEEFAEDSADYPLLLSTQPWRRFRAGFCELVAAVARRCRYGVVYDGFLMDALVSFLTGLSDSQVRAFRHTSTLAAMKLMTALVTVALGVSLQQDNNRRQYEAERSKEPGRRAAGKLEALLEKRRELREQQEEIENMMNAIFKGVFVHRYRDVVPEIRAACVEELGTWMRSYAGSFLTDAHLKYVGWTLHDKQWEVRLRCVKALRGLYGRRETAARMELFTSRFKTRLVSMVLDKEPEVAVEVVELLTLMLENMEEALTEEDCRSVYPLVYVSSRPLAAAAGVFLYRRLLSPPRDPPGAGDNRTFFRLLLTFFIESELHEHAAYLVDSLWDCAGPRLRDWETVGALLLEESPAEGLSDRQEKALVEILAASATRVAEGQPPVGRVPAKKPSARERKAEQEERTRLTHCLIPTLPQLLAKFSAEAEKAAPLLEVLRCFDLSVYGTRRLEKPLELVLGQLGEVVGKHTGPAVLAAASRALQALCDPELALHGHGDLARSRLADQLADKFQRDVTELLQASSLEEEEAYSMAATLKRLSVLFNAHDLTRWQLFQPCARLLQHGLGTGQVPPQVLIPAIACLHFHVLWELSHLRGPRVPPEQLRSLKSRVAACCSLCQSCLSEADAGVREQAFAVLSDLLLVFGPQLPRDGREALAPLVLLPEAGLQSQLAAFLMDHVFNPTGSHEELSDVEGTESRLEELHRRRLLLAAFCKLLVYNVLELSAASDVFKHYAKFYSDYGDIIKETLNCTRQTGPVSSARTLLLSLQQLMAELLLEQGPEIRASEAFLEIRDLARRFSLLFGLHQLRNRPALLGLHREGIQFAFQDPPPGPGSGLPD